Genomic window (Bacteroidales bacterium):
AAAAATAGTGTTGCTGAGAAAGCCATAGGATTTGCCTCTCATGTACGAATTACAGGTATAACAGATGAACTGCTTACCAATACTACCCCTATATCGGTAGATAGTTCAATATGTAATATGCTTAAAGCATCGCCAAAAGTATTATCAATTGGAAAGAGTGCAGAGCAATCTGCTGTATTTAAAACTGATACTGATTTTTCAGGTGTAATACTTAAAGGTATTGATGCTAATTACGATAACTCATTCTTTAAGAACTCTTTGGTTGAGGGAGAGTTACCTCTACTCTCCGACTCCACTGCATCAAATCAAATATTGCTATCAGAAAATATAGCAACTAAACTTCAGTTGGGTGTTGGCGAAAGTATCTTATGTTATTTTATAGATAGCGATAAAGTAAAGGTACGTAAATTTAATATATCGGGAATATATAATACCAATTTTATTGAGTATGACTCTTTTTATGCTCTTTGCGACTTAAAGGTTTTGCAGAGTGTGAATAAGTGGGAAGATGATCAATATACATCATTAGAGATAAAATTAAAGGAGTTTTCAGATACCGACTCTTTTACTCACGAACTCCGATACTCTATAATTGGCAATAGCGATGCTTATGGTAATTCCTATTTTGTGGAGTCGGCATTAGAGATTAATCCGCAACTATTTAATTGGCTTGACCTCTTGGATATGAATGTATGGATAATAATAGTGCTGATGTCTCTTGTCTCTGGTTTTACTATTATATCGGGAGTTCTTATAATTATACTTGAAAAAACTGCAACAATAGGCGTTTTAAAATCATTTGGAGCAACCGATAGTTTTATTAGAAGAACATTTATCTATCTCTCTTCATATATGATACTTAAAGGAGTATTATGGGGAAACATATTAGGATTGACTCTTTGTGCAATTCAATACTACTTTGGTGTTATAAAACTTGATGCAGCAACATACTATATATCTGAAGTTCCAATTGAAATTAATTGGTGGTTGTTACTATTATTAAATATTGGAGCAATGCTCACTCTATTTTTAATGGTAACAATACCCACACAAATAATTTCAAAAATCAAACCCTCCGAAACAATCCGTTACGAATAGTTTAGGCGTTTAGAAGTTATATTGAGCCATAATCTGCATTCTGTTTGCAAATGATTTTAAATCATCTTGGTTTTTTCTTGCACCCCATAGATATTCAATTCCAAATTGCCAATCTTTAGCAACTGTTAAAAACATATTTGCCGCTAAATATTGACCTTGTTTATACATTGGTGGAGAATATAATATATCGCCATTATCAAACAATCTTAAATAACTATAGTTTATTGAAGTGAAGAGATTTTGTGTAATATTATATTGTAATCCAACAACAGCGCCAGCCGAAGGCATAGGCTCTAATCTGCCACCATTCTCTGAAATATAGAGGTCAAGATTATTACCTCCTAAGTCATTAATATATTTTGATATACCCTTGCCATATACACCTTGATAATATAGTGTGAACTTTTTGCCCATATTAGCTAAACCACTCATCTGAACACCCCATCCAAAAGCGGTGCGGCCTTTTACGTTTAGTAAATCGTTATATCGCATACCTCTTAAAACCCCTGATAATCTTAAATGTGAACCATTCTGCCATTCATACTGAATATAGATTGGAATATCGGGACATCTCTGTTTGGCAATCTGAACAAAATCATTAGTTGTAGCAGTGTATTTAGGATTCTCTATTGCAATAGCAAATTCCCATCTTTCCCTAAATGGCAATGTATAGCGGAATTGAACATTACGTGCAGCAACCGTTGCTGATGGACCTTCAAAATCTATTGTAGGAGGAATGGCTGCGAGATCGGTAAATGTACTCCAACTCTGTCCTATCAATAAACCTCTGAACGATATATAAGCCTGCCTTAATCTCAAGGCATAGTTATTACCTCTGAAATCAGTTTCGATGTAAGCACTAAATTTTTTTAATATTCTATTTTGACCAACCAATTTAAAGAAAAGTCGAGAAGTAGAGGCATCCATTAAAAATTGACTCCTATTTAAATCTCCTTTTGGAACAGGAATAGAGTATGTGACAAAATCAATATTGTCAGCAATACCAGCAAAGTCGTACGAAGCAGTTGCCTTTACATATCCTCCAATACCAAAAGCAACTCTGTTCTTACGGTCAACCATTATAAATCGAGGGGCTCTTGGATCTTGAAAATAAGGAGATTCACTCTCTTTAAATAGGTCAACAGTTATTTGAACTTCGGAAGGTACGTTATCTCCCGTAATGAAAATTAATGCTCTTTCTTCTTTGATTTTTCTTTTTGATTCTTGAGCATTAATAACAGACGGAGCGATTAATATCGCAAACAGTAATAAATAAACTCTTTTCATATCAGCATTAGTTTATGTTTGTTAAACTAACACCTTACGAAAAGAGTTTGTTTAAAAGTATATATTATAGTTGATTACTTTTCTAAATATTTCTCAGCAGCTTCAACTATTTTAGAGAATCCTATCATAAATGGTATATATATTACAAAATATATTCCTACATAAACTATTGGTATAAAAGAATCTATTGCTATAGAGACTATAATTCCTGAGACAATACCAATTATAAGCACTATCAATGTAATTGCAGATATTACATTAGACCATTTTGTTGTTTTGCTTTTTGTATTATTATCAATAGGATTCTCTATTGTTACATATTTTAAAATTTCATTGTATTCTTCATCTGTAACTTCGATTGGTACATAAGAATTAATTTCTTTACAATATTTTTGCTTGGAAGCATGCCATTTGCACTCTTTTGTCCCATCCCAAACATCAAAATACTTAATTTCTTTTGTTGATTTTGATTCATCTATAAGACCAAGAGATATTAAAAGTTCTTCTCTCTTTTTCTGTTCTTCAAATTCTTTTTCTTTTTTCATTTTATTGATGAATTCCTCTACTTTGGGGTTCATAGCCTTAAAAATTTTATAGTTATTGCAATATTGCCTTTTTTATATCTGCACTAACTATAAAAAAAAGAAAGCGCAGACTCTCGCCAACGCTCTCAGGCTCACCACAAGCCGAATACACAATGGTTAAGTCTGCACCTCTATAGGTACAAACCCAATTGCGTATTCTTTTGCTCGTTCATTTCCGAGGTGGTGATTCGAGAGCGATTGAGCAAATTATGATAATATGTTATTAGTCAAATTGCCTTGACTTTAGTTACAAAGATAGTTATAAAATTTAGTTATACTCTTAAATTTGATAATAATTCTTTATATTTATTGTAAATTTCTGTTGATTAAAACTCGTTATTCGCAATCCGCACGTGTACAAACTGCGTCTGTACTGCGTGCGACATTTGCTACTCGTTTTGTCTATAGTCGTAAATCCCATTGACCAACCTTTTGTTGCCTTTGGCAATCGCATCCCGCGTGGCACTATCTTCGTCAGTGCTGCACGCGACTAACTGCTCAAAAGGTTGCTCTATAGTCGTAAAAAAAATAGGAGCATTTGCTCCTATCTTTTTTACTCCCATTCAATAGTGGCACTAGGTTTTGGTGAGAGGTCGTAACATACGCGATTGATGTTTGGTACCTCTTTCAAAATCCTGTCTGTTATCTTTTGTAGTATTGGCCAATCTATTAACTCTATTGATGCTGTCATTGCATCTATTGTGTTTACGGCACGTATTATTACTGGCCAATCGTATGAACGTGCATTGTTACGTACTCCTACTGATTTGAAGTCGGGTACTATTGTAAAGTATTGCCATACTGTTTTGTCAAGTCCTGCAATCTTGAACTCTTCTCGTAGTATTGCATCACTCTCGCGTAGTGCCTCTAACCTATCGCGTGTGATTGCTCCTAAACAACGTACTCCTAATCCTGGTCCTGGGAATGGTTGGCGATATACCATATCGTATGGTAAACCTAACTCTAATCCACATGCACGTACTTCATCTTTGAATAGTTGACGTAATGGTTCTACTAATTCAAACTGCAAGTCTTCAGGTAGTCCTCCTACATTGTGGTGCGATTTTACCATCTTGGCAGTTTTTGTTCCGCTCTCTACAATGTCAGGGTATATTGTTCCTTGTCCTAAATAGTCTATTCCGTCAAGTTTACGAGCCTCTTCTTCAAATACTCTAATGAACTCCCCTCCTATTATTTTACGTTTCTCTTCAGGATCTGCTACGTTCTCTAATTTTGTTAAGAAACGCTCTGTTGCATCAACATATATAAGGTTTGCATTTAATTGATTGCGGAATATCTCTACTACTGCTTCTGACTCTCCTTTACGCATTAATCCGTGATTAACGTGTACACATACCAAGTTGTTGCCTATTGCTTTTAATAATAATGCTGCAACTACTGAACTGTCAACTCCTCCTGAAAGCGCTAACAATACTTTTTTGTTTCCTACTTGACGGCGAATTAACTCTATTTGGTCGTTTACAAAGTTTGTCATGTTCCAATTTGCTTCTGCTTTACATTCATCAAAAACAAATCCTTTTACTGCTTCTTTTATCGCTTCTTCATCATCGGTAAATTGTGCAAGTTTTACTGAACATTGTGCTTTGTCGTGTCCTGCCGCCATTACTGGGAATCCTGCTTCGTATATCTCAGGAAGAACGTCTATCTCTACTCCGTCTATTACATTGTTAGGTCCTCCGTTTATAATTATTCCTTTTACATTGGGAAGGGCCTTGAGTTCTGTTGCTGTTATATCGTGTGGATATATTTCGCTATATACACCCAATGCACGGATAGCTCTTGCTAATACTGTATTTTCGTGGCTACCCAAATCAAGAATAACAATCATGTCTTGTTTCATATTCGTAATATTTTATAGTGTTTACTCTGTTTCTTTAATCAAAAAAAGGACATCCCATAGGGAGCCCTTTGCGTTTATAATATTGTTCTAATTACTTTCAAAGTTAGGCAGCAAACGTACTCTCTCCCTATTATCTGACACAATTTTGTCAGTGTGCTAATAGGCGGAAGAAGTACTTTTATTTGCATGCTTAACAACAACTAACTATTTATGAAAAAAATCTAAGGATTTGTATCCTTTTTATTCAGGTGCAAAATTAGTGATTTTATAAAAATTGACAATATTTTTAGCGATATTTTTTTTAATTTTTTTTCTATGGGATTATGAACTTATTTGTGATGGTTGAATGCTCCCCTATTACTCTTTTTATATATACCCCTTTTTTATATGTAGATGTGTCTATTAATGATTCTTCGCCCGATGTAACTCTACTGATATTTTTTGAATATATTGCTTTGCCTGTGATGTCATATATTTTTATATCGGCATTGACTATATCTTTTGTAAATAGTAGTTTTATGTTATTTGCTGAATTGTTATGTGTTATTATAATATTGTTATTTGTGATGGGCTCTACCCCGTCAATGCCATTAAGGATTAAGCACTCTTTTATACCTTCCCATGCGTCTATCTTTCCGTATCCCCAGATGTTGTCTGAATTTGATGTTTCTCCTGTAAATTCATCTCTTCTTGAGGTTTTAATGATTATATCTTTAATTTCTTCGGGCGATAATGTTGGACGTGCCTCTAACCATGTGGCTATTATTCCTGTTACCACTGGCGCAGCCATTGATGTTCCACTCATAATTCCATAGTAGTATGTCTCTCCGTTTTGTGTTACTTTTGTTCCTAAATCCAAATAGGGCTTGTAATAACTGCTTTGTGCTATATTGGGTGAATTTGAGAATGAAGATACTACTCCTTCGCCTGGTGCTGTTACATCAGGCTTTTGGCGTCCATCGGTTGTTGGTCCTTTGCTCGATTCTGAACTTATACTTCCTACAACTCCTCCGAATGAAGGTTTGTTTACATAAGAGCCAACTGATATTATTCTGTTTCCTGTGCCTCCTACTTCATTAATACTATAATAGGTATCTCCTGAAGTGTGTGTTGATAATCCATAACTATCAAATGTATCTCTATAACTCCACGCATGTATTGTATTATCTTTTGAACTATTTATGCTAATCTCAATAGCATAATCATCTGATGTTTGTGTTAGTGATTTTACTATGAGTATATGCGGTTTCCTTGTGTTTGGCAACGTTTCGCTGTATATCTCTATTGTTCCTGCAATACCTTGGTTTAATGTGTATGCTGTTGATGTACCAAACATTGAATATACTGTTGAGGATTGTGATACGTAGGTATTTGTTGCTTTATTATATAGTGATAATTTTACGTTTAAATTGGTGTTTGAGTTGCCATATATCTCAACATAATCAATGTTTTGAGATGTGTAACTGTATAGATTATATGAGCATGGCATAAATGTCTTAAATGTGTCAGAGTTTGATGATATTGTTTTTGATACGTGACTATTGGTTGCTCCGCTATTACCTGCTGCTCCTACTAGAATTTTGCCATCTCCTTGTAATCTGTCTGCGATAATGTCAAAATCTGAGGTACCATCACGTGGACCCATAAAACTGCCTATGCTTATATTTATAACAGCAGGTTTGTCTACTTCATTTGCATAGTCATAGATATATGAAATTGCATCTGAGATGCTTGATGAATATCCATCGTAAGATACAAATACAATGTCCGATTCTGTTGCTACTCCATAATAGTCGCATCCTTTATAGCCTCCTGTGGCAATCCCTGCAACGTGTATCCCATGAGTTCCATTGTCTGTATCATATTTTATGCCTTCAATCTCGGCCTGTGTTGTGTATTCACTGCCATAATCAAAACCTTCTGGTGTATTACCTAATGTGTCGGTTTGATTCCAATAGCGTTTTATCCTCAACTCTCCATTTGAATTGTAGAAGTTTATATGGTCAAGTTGTATGCCTTGATCTATGATGCCAACAATAACTCCTTTGCCTGTATATGATGATGGTATATTAATTGCATTGTGAACATCATCAATGCTATTGTCAATACGAACATCGTTTAGCATGGGAAAGGCGAGAGTCCCAATCTCTATCCTATCGACACCATCAATATTGGCAATCTCCTCTATTAATGAATGTGAAACTCTTATTGTTGCTATATTATCTATAATTCTATTTACTCTTATCCCTAAATTTTCAATCTCGTTCAATGCTGACACATTTGAAAAATGTACATAACAAGCATATATCTTGTTACTTTGATTGTTGCTCTTTAGCCGCATTTTATTGTTTTGTGAAAGTATGCTTTGTGTATATAGAGAGAGTTCGCCTGAATAGATATTCAGACTAAATAGGAGTAATAGTGTAAATAGTTTTATATGGGGTTTCATATTTATAACGATGCTATAATCTCTTCAAGTGTTATCTCCTCGCCTTCTTGAGGCACGTACTCAACAAGAGCATCTTTAGGTTGGAATGTAAAATATAGGCATTGTGCCTTTGAGCATACTTCACCTGCTGAGTTATATAGTTCTGCTTCAATAGTAACTAAATTTCTACGGCGCTCAACTTCTCTTGCTCTAATAATTAGATATGAGTCTTTTGTTGATACTGGTTTTAAATATCGAGTCTCCATTTTAGAGGTTACTCCTGTTGCATTACAGTTTCGCATTACTACCCACGCACAAATTTCATCGAGCATTACGGCTTGAATTCCTCCGTGAAGTGTGTCTAACCAACCTTGAAATTGTTGTTCAGGCTTCCACACTGAAACAACATCCTCTCCATCAGAATAGAAACTCATTCTAACTCCAGCTTTATTGTCTGGCGCACATCCAAAACAGAAATATCCGGGAATTTCGCACCATGGATTTGTTAACTTTTTCATGATATATAATTTGTTTTTATAATATTTGTTATTCAATAATTGTTGCTACAATGCTACGTGATGATGCACTATCTCTAAATTCGCATAAATATATTCCTTGCCATATTCCTATATTTAGTTTTCCGTTGGTTATGGGAATTGATAGCGAACTTCCGATTAATGATGCTTTAATATGTGCAGGCATATCATCGTCTCCCTCTAATGTGTGTAAATAATATGGTTGGCGTTCTTTGACTATATCATTAAGTGCTGCATCTAAATCGTGGCGAACATCAGGATCGGCATTTTCGTTAATTGATAATGCTGCAGATGTGTGTTTTATAAATAGGTTCAAAATCCCACATTTTGGTAGTGGTGGTAATGCTGATAATACTTCGCTTGTTACTAAGTGGCATCCCCTATTACGACTCTTTAATTTAAATTCTATTTGATACATTGCTTTTTATTTACATATATAACTCTGTCCCACAGTAGTTATAAAATACTTTATCGTTAAATTTATTTTTAAAGATTGTGTAACTATCCAACCCTGTGCAATGACATACTCCAATGCTCTCTGGTATATCACTCTTTAAGTATTCTATTATGTTTTGCGTGTCAATTGGTAGTGAATCTACAAGATGAAATCCTCCCACTAAGTATTTGATTTTTTGTAATGGAAAATATTCTCTTGCTGAGGTAATTATGTTTGTTATTCCTCTGTGTGAACATGCACTTAAGAGTGATATTTTATTGTCTTTTTTTATAACTATAAATAGTTCGTCATCAAATATATCCGGAATTCTGCCCTTTTCTGTTTTGATTTCAAAATCTGAGAAGTGAGTATCAACTGTATTTATAATCTTAATGTTTGGTATAACGAATATATCTTTTGTGATCTCTGCTATTTTATCAATAAATATAAATCTGCTTAAATCTATATTTTCAATATCACAAATACCATTCTCTCTCTTGCCTCTGAATTTAGGTGTGAGGATTTCTCTCTTACATATAATCTGAGCCTTTGTATTGAGATTTAAGAATGATTTTAGTCCTCCAGTGTGGTCGCTATGCCCATGCGATAGTATCAGGTAGTCAACTTCCTCTATATTCTTGCTTAGAACATTAGCATTGTTTATGAAAAGGTCACTCGCTCCTGTATCAAATAGAATTAGCTTGCCATTTGCTTCTATTAGTATTGATAACCCATGTTCGGCAAGTAGTCCCCTACCCTTTACGCTGTTTTCAACTAATGTTGTAACCTTTATATTCATTTCTCAAATATTTATTGCAATATTACAAAAAAAATCAATAATATACTATGATGACATTGTTATATAATTAGTGATCTTTTTGATTTAGATATTATTCTTTATTTATAAAGTAATTTTATTTACTTAATTTTGCTTGTTGATTAATAGATTGAATTTAAGATATGGTACAAACTAAATCTAATATTAAAGAGAAACAACGCATAGATACTAAAGAGCCAAGTATGTATAATGTTATAATTCATAATGATGATGTAACAACTATGGATTTTGTTGTGATGATTCTGATGGATATATTTTTTTATTCTGAAGTTGATGCAACGGAGTTAATGTTGCAAGTTCATAACTTGGGTAAAGCAATTGTGGGTACTTATACGTATGATATTGCTCATTCAAAAGCATCTATGGCAACTAGCCTTGCTCGTAAAAATAATTTTCCTTTACATTTAACTATTGAAGCTGAATAAATTATACTATGCCAAATATAAAACAAACTGATAGACTCTCTAATATATTTAATAAAGCTCTATATATATGTAAGCAATATAGACATCAATTTCTTATGCCAGAACATATGCTTTATGCTATGATTTCTGATGATAATTTTAATGATGCTATTGATATCTATTACGATTCTGATGATTTAAAACTTGAAATTGAAGATTTTTTGTCGAAACTTGAAACTGTGCCATCTGATGATGACTATGATCCCGAGATTTCATCACAATTGTCAGAGGTTATTCAATACGCTCTTGAAGATACTAAAGATAGTAATATTGAATATATGGATATTCATAACATTATTAAAGGTATTTTTAAATTGACAGAATCGTGGGCTGCATATTTGCTTAGAAAAAGTGTTGATAATAATGTTGAGGCCTTTATTGGAAAATTGATTGAATATGTTGCATTTGATAATGATTTCCATGATGGGAAATATGATTTGCCTAACCTTGATGATATTGCGTGGAAAGAGTATGTTGTGTGCATGAATGATTATTACGATAGGCAAAATCCCCTAATAGGTCGTAAAAATGAGTTGCAACGCACTATTCAAATTTTATGTCGTCTTGATAAAAATAACGTCTTGCATATTGGTGAACCAGGAGTGGGTAAAACCGCTCTAATTTGGGGACTTGCTCGTTTAATTGAAGAGGGCAATGTCCCAGATAGGTTGAAAAATAGTAGAATATATAAGGTTGATGTTGGAACTCTTTTGGCTGGTACTCAATTCAGAGGTGATTTTGAAAATCGCATAAAGCAAATTATGGATGGTATTCAAAGTGAGAGCGATAATAATATTGTTTATATTGATGAAATTCATACTCTTGTTGGTGCAGGTTCTAATAGCGAGGGGGCTATGGATGCTTCAAATATGCTTAAACCTTACCTTGAAGCTGGTGTTGTTCGTTTTATTGGTTCAACAACCTACGAGGAATATAATAAGCATTTTTCTCGTTCAAAGGGTATGATTAGGCGCTTTCAGCAGATAGATATTTTGGAACCTTCTATTGAAGAGACAAAGAATATAATTAAGCAATTACTTCCTCGATATGAGGTGTATCATAATGTGACATATTCTGAAGATGCTATATCATACGCTGTTGAGGCGAGTGCTAAGCATATTAACGATAGATTTCTCCCTGATAAGGCTATTGATTTAATTGATGAGGCAGGTGCTGTTAAAGAGATTGAGAAGAGAGGTAAGGTAATTAACAAATCAGATATTGCTGATATTTTGTCTAAAACTTGTAAAGTTTCTGCTTTGGCTGATGCTGATGATAATGAGTATAAGTTGTTGTATAAATTATCATCAAGAATGTTATCACAAATTTATGGGCAAGATGAGGCTGTAAGGCAGGTTGTTGAAGCGGTACAGATGTCTCGTGCCGGTTTGTTGGATGAGAATAAACCTTTGGCTTCGTTGCTTTTTGTTGGACCAACAGGTGTTGGTAAAACAGAATTGGCTCGTGTTTTGTCTAAAGAGCTATCTGTTGATTTAATCAGATTTGATATGAGCGAATATACTGAGAAACACTCTGTTGCAAAACTTATTGGTTCTCCTGCAGGATATGTGGGTTATGA
Coding sequences:
- a CDS encoding ABC transporter permease, which codes for MILEKYIAKKINTEGNHKKSTPAVKIATVGVALGIATMILALTIVIGFKNSVAEKAIGFASHVRITGITDELLTNTTPISVDSSICNMLKASPKVLSIGKSAEQSAVFKTDTDFSGVILKGIDANYDNSFFKNSLVEGELPLLSDSTASNQILLSENIATKLQLGVGESILCYFIDSDKVKVRKFNISGIYNTNFIEYDSFYALCDLKVLQSVNKWEDDQYTSLEIKLKEFSDTDSFTHELRYSIIGNSDAYGNSYFVESALEINPQLFNWLDLLDMNVWIIIVLMSLVSGFTIISGVLIIILEKTATIGVLKSFGATDSFIRRTFIYLSSYMILKGVLWGNILGLTLCAIQYYFGVIKLDAATYYISEVPIEINWWLLLLLNIGAMLTLFLMVTIPTQIISKIKPSETIRYE
- a CDS encoding porin encodes the protein MKRVYLLLFAILIAPSVINAQESKRKIKEERALIFITGDNVPSEVQITVDLFKESESPYFQDPRAPRFIMVDRKNRVAFGIGGYVKATASYDFAGIADNIDFVTYSIPVPKGDLNRSQFLMDASTSRLFFKLVGQNRILKKFSAYIETDFRGNNYALRLRQAYISFRGLLIGQSWSTFTDLAAIPPTIDFEGPSATVAARNVQFRYTLPFRERWEFAIAIENPKYTATTNDFVQIAKQRCPDIPIYIQYEWQNGSHLRLSGVLRGMRYNDLLNVKGRTAFGWGVQMSGLANMGKKFTLYYQGVYGKGISKYINDLGGNNLDLYISENGGRLEPMPSAGAVVGLQYNITQNLFTSINYSYLRLFDNGDILYSPPMYKQGQYLAANMFLTVAKDWQFGIEYLWGARKNQDDLKSFANRMQIMAQYNF
- the guaA gene encoding glutamine-hydrolyzing GMP synthase gives rise to the protein MKQDMIVILDLGSHENTVLARAIRALGVYSEIYPHDITATELKALPNVKGIIINGGPNNVIDGVEIDVLPEIYEAGFPVMAAGHDKAQCSVKLAQFTDDEEAIKEAVKGFVFDECKAEANWNMTNFVNDQIELIRRQVGNKKVLLALSGGVDSSVVAALLLKAIGNNLVCVHVNHGLMRKGESEAVVEIFRNQLNANLIYVDATERFLTKLENVADPEEKRKIIGGEFIRVFEEEARKLDGIDYLGQGTIYPDIVESGTKTAKMVKSHHNVGGLPEDLQFELVEPLRQLFKDEVRACGLELGLPYDMVYRQPFPGPGLGVRCLGAITRDRLEALRESDAILREEFKIAGLDKTVWQYFTIVPDFKSVGVRNNARSYDWPVIIRAVNTIDAMTASIELIDWPILQKITDRILKEVPNINRVCYDLSPKPSATIEWE
- a CDS encoding S8 family peptidase, with translation MKPHIKLFTLLLLFSLNIYSGELSLYTQSILSQNNKMRLKSNNQSNKIYACYVHFSNVSALNEIENLGIRVNRIIDNIATIRVSHSLIEEIANIDGVDRIEIGTLAFPMLNDVRIDNSIDDVHNAINIPSSYTGKGVIVGIIDQGIQLDHINFYNSNGELRIKRYWNQTDTLGNTPEGFDYGSEYTTQAEIEGIKYDTDNGTHGIHVAGIATGGYKGCDYYGVATESDIVFVSYDGYSSSISDAISYIYDYANEVDKPAVINISIGSFMGPRDGTSDFDIIADRLQGDGKILVGAAGNSGATNSHVSKTISSNSDTFKTFMPCSYNLYSYTSQNIDYVEIYGNSNTNLNVKLSLYNKATNTYVSQSSTVYSMFGTSTAYTLNQGIAGTIEIYSETLPNTRKPHILIVKSLTQTSDDYAIEISINSSKDNTIHAWSYRDTFDSYGLSTHTSGDTYYSINEVGGTGNRIISVGSYVNKPSFGGVVGSISSESSKGPTTDGRQKPDVTAPGEGVVSSFSNSPNIAQSSYYKPYLDLGTKVTQNGETYYYGIMSGTSMAAPVVTGIIATWLEARPTLSPEEIKDIIIKTSRRDEFTGETSNSDNIWGYGKIDAWEGIKECLILNGIDGVEPITNNNIIITHNNSANNIKLLFTKDIVNADIKIYDITGKAIYSKNISRVTSGEESLIDTSTYKKGVYIKRVIGEHSTITNKFIIP
- a CDS encoding PaaI family thioesterase, which codes for MKKLTNPWCEIPGYFCFGCAPDNKAGVRMSFYSDGEDVVSVWKPEQQFQGWLDTLHGGIQAVMLDEICAWVVMRNCNATGVTSKMETRYLKPVSTKDSYLIIRAREVERRRNLVTIEAELYNSAGEVCSKAQCLYFTFQPKDALVEYVPQEGEEITLEEIIASL
- a CDS encoding secondary thiamine-phosphate synthase enzyme YjbQ, which codes for MYQIEFKLKSRNRGCHLVTSEVLSALPPLPKCGILNLFIKHTSAALSINENADPDVRHDLDAALNDIVKERQPYYLHTLEGDDDMPAHIKASLIGSSLSIPITNGKLNIGIWQGIYLCEFRDSASSRSIVATIIE
- a CDS encoding MBL fold metallo-hydrolase: MNIKVTTLVENSVKGRGLLAEHGLSILIEANGKLILFDTGASDLFINNANVLSKNIEEVDYLILSHGHSDHTGGLKSFLNLNTKAQIICKREILTPKFRGKRENGICDIENIDLSRFIFIDKIAEITKDIFVIPNIKIINTVDTHFSDFEIKTEKGRIPDIFDDELFIVIKKDNKISLLSACSHRGITNIITSAREYFPLQKIKYLVGGFHLVDSLPIDTQNIIEYLKSDIPESIGVCHCTGLDSYTIFKNKFNDKVFYNYCGTELYM
- a CDS encoding ATP-dependent Clp protease adaptor ClpS, with protein sequence MVQTKSNIKEKQRIDTKEPSMYNVIIHNDDVTTMDFVVMILMDIFFYSEVDATELMLQVHNLGKAIVGTYTYDIAHSKASMATSLARKNNFPLHLTIEAE
- a CDS encoding AAA family ATPase, whose protein sequence is MPNIKQTDRLSNIFNKALYICKQYRHQFLMPEHMLYAMISDDNFNDAIDIYYDSDDLKLEIEDFLSKLETVPSDDDYDPEISSQLSEVIQYALEDTKDSNIEYMDIHNIIKGIFKLTESWAAYLLRKSVDNNVEAFIGKLIEYVAFDNDFHDGKYDLPNLDDIAWKEYVVCMNDYYDRQNPLIGRKNELQRTIQILCRLDKNNVLHIGEPGVGKTALIWGLARLIEEGNVPDRLKNSRIYKVDVGTLLAGTQFRGDFENRIKQIMDGIQSESDNNIVYIDEIHTLVGAGSNSEGAMDASNMLKPYLEAGVVRFIGSTTYEEYNKHFSRSKGMIRRFQQIDILEPSIEETKNIIKQLLPRYEVYHNVTYSEDAISYAVEASAKHINDRFLPDKAIDLIDEAGAVKEIEKRGKVINKSDIADILSKTCKVSALADADDNEYKLLYKLSSRMLSQIYGQDEAVRQVVEAVQMSRAGLLDENKPLASLLFVGPTGVGKTELARVLSKELSVDLIRFDMSEYTEKHSVAKLIGSPAGYVGYEDGGLLTDAIRKSPNCVLLLDEIEKAHQDIYDILLQVMDYARLTDNKGRQADFRNVIIIMTTNAGAQYASQASVGFAGSVSRGDAMMKQVKKTFKPEFLNRLSGTVVFHDMDREMAKLILKKKLKELEAKLKVKSVKMKLTPKALEYLLNKGYTVEYGAREMDRVIAQKLKPILMREILFGSLKNGGEIKIDHKILENEVV